In Lycium ferocissimum isolate CSIRO_LF1 unplaced genomic scaffold, AGI_CSIRO_Lferr_CH_V1 ctg5043, whole genome shotgun sequence, the DNA window TGATAATGGGTCTAAAGTTATGATCTTGTACTAATCTGTAAAATAATACTAATCCATTTTATGAaacttttttataaaaagaaaaggaaaaacgaaaataaagaactttcagatataataaaaaaaaaaaatatttgctgTTATTATGAGTTATTTTGCAAATTTATTTGCTTCTATATGTGATAATGAATCCAAAGTTATGATCTTTTACCAATCTGAGATtagtattaattaattttctgaaacttgtttctcagaaaaacaaaaggaaaaatataaaagaaagaacttCCAGCTATATTAACTTATTAAGAGCCCATTTAGCCATGAAAATTGtgaaattagaaaaaaagtaacttttgtttcaaagtgaaaaatggtatttggaaattggaatttttttttttttttttccatatgaGTATTCATATTCACTTTGCTGACATTGCATAAAAGTAAGGCTCATCTCTGATTTCCTATATTTGTTGTTTGTATGAGTAAATTTGCAAATTTATTTGTTCTCATATGTGATAATGGCTCCAAAGGTATGATCTTGTACCAATCTTTCAGATAtactaaggaaaaaaaaaaccacgtTGATTTTTCGGATATTTGTTGTTATTACGAGTTAATTTACAAATTTATTTGCTTCTATATGTGATAATGGCTCCAAAGTTATGATCTTGAACGAATCTGTAAAGTAATACGTATCaattttctggaattttttgtaaaaaagaaaaggaaaaaagaaaagaaagaacttTCAGCTATACTAAGAAAAGAACAATCCACCGCGAGTTTTCAGTTCTCGCTATGAAAATCAACTTTTTCCGGTTTTGGGGTCAATTGCGTTCAAACTCAGTTCTTCAGATACCCAAAGttctttactttcttttgaTTTGAGGTAATTTATcaaaacttttcttcttttagtagtaaatttagtgatttttttgggGTTAATTTAAGGTATTTATCGTAGCTTTTCTTCCCTGAGCAGTAAGGTTGTGATTTTTGGGAATTCTTTTGTTATCAATTGTGTACAACCTAAATCTTAGATATACGAAACTCCTTACTTTCTGAAAGTTTTTGGTAATTTATCATACTTTGAGCAGTAAAATTTGTGATTTTGGGAGTAATTTGAGGTATTTATCGTAGATGTTCTTGTTTGAGCGGTAAAATGTAGCTATTTTGGGAGGGTGGTGTggtacgcagccttacccctACCCACCACTCTCCCCAGACCTCACTTATGGGACTAtactgggtatattgttgttgtacatGGCTATAAATAGTAGCCCCGTACTGCCCCCAAAATCCACTTGATGATGTTTTAAGATGATTTGTGAGAGCTAAGGGATCACTATGATATCTAAGCTTACGTAGAGTAAGAGATTGTATAAGCTGATTTTGGATACAAAATGAGGATGAACTTGGTCTATAATGCACGTATGGAGAATCTAAGTTCTGTCATCCCCTTTGATGTTATGTCTTTGTTCCTGAATGGTGCTCATATAAATATGCAGGAAATGTCATTCTTAAAGGATATTGTCATTGATTCTGAGGCTCATTTTCTGGTGCTAATTGTACAGAGCTCGTCAATATTTTCAGGTTTGgagttgaaatttgaaacaTAGCGTCTCATGATTTCAAGACTTTGATGACTCAGACTGAGATCTCATTTTAGTAATTTTAACGAAAGGTTTTGTTTGACTTATTCGCGTGAAATGGCAGAGATTTTTGGATATACAGCATGCAGACAATTATTGCAAATGCTCATTTCAATAATATTCTTCCACGTTTCCGAGTACATTCTGGCACTTGTCATTCATGGGAAGTCAAACGTATCTCTTAAGTCGCTTTTGATAAGTAAACATTATCTACTGGCAATGATTTGCTCGTTGATAGAGTACCTTATTGAAATTTATTTCTTTCCTGGCTTAAAGGAATATTGGTGGATAAGTAATTTGGGCCTTGCACTGGTTGTTCTTGGAGAAATCATAAGGAAGTTGGCCATTGTGACAGCAGGCCGAGCCTTCACTCATCTAATAAAAGTTTATCACGAGGAAGATCATCAATTGGTTACAGATGGGATCTATAGATTTGTCCGACATCCCGGTTATTGTGGTTTCTTCATCTGGTCTGTTGGTACTCAAATAATGCTTTGTAATCCAATATCAACCGTTGGATTTGCAGTGGTTGTGTGGAAATTCTTCTCGTCAAGGATACCTTACGAGGAATTTTTCCTCAAGCAGTTCTTTGGTTCTGACTACGAAGATTATATGAGAAAAGTTCCTTCTGGTATTCCACTTGTGAAGTGATTATTCAACAAATCCTCTTGAGGGCTCTGTATACGTGCCCATCATCCTTGTTCATTGTGCTTCCTCATCTGATCACTGGTGCCGAGACAATTGAGTCaggaattttattttcttggacactcatacgtttCTCATAACGTGAAGTTTGCCGAAAAAAGTTCCTCTAAGATATTACTTCTGAGGCGATGCTTCTCTTTACATTTGTGGAGTGTTTTTATCTTATTTGTATAATCACGCTCTTGTAGTATCATGTTGTTAGTTAGGTAGGTCTTCCTAACCTTGTCCCAAATTCAGGTTCTTTGCTAGGTCTTATGGGGAGCTGCAAGTTAACTGTATCATGTACGTACGGCCAATGTTGCTCAAACTCCTCAAAAAAATGTTGGCGGGtgtgtgtcggatcctccaaaagtagtgcatttgtGAAGGATCCGATACAGGTGCAACGAcaatttttggagagtccgagcaacataagGTTATGGCTGATGGGAATTGTGTTATCATGCTCTTAAGGAGAAAGGCCTCGCAACATTTTCTGTAATTTGACATATTCACTTCATCTCAATTATGTTTGATTTCTTTCTGTTGCCTTTTGTTGAAGCACAACCATTGACCATTCTGTAAATAGGTATTAGGTAGACAAGGTGATGAAAATGCACCACGTTCATGTATAATATTATTACCAGTCCCTTAATTACACGTATGGTTTGACTATCGCtgctaaatttattttaatgggTTGATTAGAAATTCtatattttttcttctcatGCTTTCTGTTGGTCAACAATTAACCAAAGTGTTCTCTGTTTCTTTATTAATCGTACATGCTTGACAAAGTTAAGTTGTATTGAgaaatttgttttctttaaaTAATTGTGATGTCCTGATTAGTTTGGACACACCTCAATTAATTGCACTGTACATGTTACTTTCCATTAACAACACATACGTCAGGTGACTTTGTCCTTCAAGGCTTGGACAAATAGGAAGAATCGACTAGTATTTTTGTAATGTAAAGTTCCTTTTTCTTATAACCCAAACCTAAATCATCTACTCTAGGTTTCCCCAGCCTCGGGGCAGACAAACTCTTCAGAGTTTCGAGGACAAATTGGTAAATAATCACTTTTAATATCTACTACATAAATATTaataactcttttaaaaactgTTACTAacatttaactttaaaaaaggAAATGTTAGCTTCTATAGAAGTTCCCTTTCTTGTCTTGATACAGTCTGCTTTTGATTCTGCTGTAAAGCATTCAAGAAttgatttataattaaaaaagaactATTTGAACATACAAGCTTATACTTATTAAAAGATATTCTGTAGGTCTTAGTTCTAACATCAAGTATCAGGACTCAGGTGATGAATGACCCAAGTAACTACAATAAAGTCACAGTTATTTATaactagaaaagaaaaggatatttTTTCAACATGCTCA includes these proteins:
- the LOC132044622 gene encoding protein-S-isoprenylcysteine O-methyltransferase A-like isoform X1 encodes the protein MRMNLVYNARMENLSSVIPFDVMSLFLNGAHINMQEMSFLKDIVIDSEAHFLVLIVQSSSIFSEIFGYTACRQLLQMLISIIFFHVSEYILALVIHGKSNVSLKSLLISKHYLLAMICSLIEYLIEIYFFPGLKEYWWISNLGLALVVLGEIIRKLAIVTAGRAFTHLIKVYHEEDHQLVTDGIYRFVRHPGYCGFFIWSVGTQIMLCNPISTVGFAVVVWKFFSSRIPYEEFFLKQFFGSDYEDYMRKVPSGIPLVK
- the LOC132044622 gene encoding protein-S-isoprenylcysteine O-methyltransferase A-like isoform X2; amino-acid sequence: MSFLKDIVIDSEAHFLVLIVQSSSIFSEIFGYTACRQLLQMLISIIFFHVSEYILALVIHGKSNVSLKSLLISKHYLLAMICSLIEYLIEIYFFPGLKEYWWISNLGLALVVLGEIIRKLAIVTAGRAFTHLIKVYHEEDHQLVTDGIYRFVRHPGYCGFFIWSVGTQIMLCNPISTVGFAVVVWKFFSSRIPYEEFFLKQFFGSDYEDYMRKVPSGIPLVK
- the LOC132044622 gene encoding protein-S-isoprenylcysteine O-methyltransferase A-like isoform X3; the encoded protein is MAEIFGYTACRQLLQMLISIIFFHVSEYILALVIHGKSNVSLKSLLISKHYLLAMICSLIEYLIEIYFFPGLKEYWWISNLGLALVVLGEIIRKLAIVTAGRAFTHLIKVYHEEDHQLVTDGIYRFVRHPGYCGFFIWSVGTQIMLCNPISTVGFAVVVWKFFSSRIPYEEFFLKQFFGSDYEDYMRKVPSGIPLVK